The following DNA comes from Fundulus heteroclitus isolate FHET01 chromosome 1, MU-UCD_Fhet_4.1, whole genome shotgun sequence.
TAAAGTGACCCCCTAACCTCAATGCCGCCAAGTGTCCCATTCAGTGTACTGCGGATTGTACATAATGTTAAATGCTGCCCATTGGCCCATGTATAATCCTGCCTTTTGGCCTATATTAAAATGTTGCCTACTGGCCTATGTAAAATCCTGCCTATTGTACATATGGTAATATGTACAATATGGTCCCATACATAGTCCCGCCAAGTGTACACAATGCCACCTGGTGGCGGTTTAACAGTACTACAACCCCTAACTAAAGTTTTGAGCCATTGGGGACCATTTATTTGTGATTTTcgtgaatttttacttttttgggggGCTGTAGCGGGGGTCCTGGTTGGCTTTAAAAATATGGGACTTTTGGCAAATGGGAGACGAGGGATGGGGCTTTCATAGCACTACACCCAAATGTCCCTGTGCCATTTGGTTAGCCCACAATTGATTTTTGAAAATGGCCCTCGAGTGCTGCCCTTTGTACAAAAACTCACCTGTCGACTGCAGGTCGACAGGTGCAGGTCGactgccccaagatggcggccgtaattcctgcacCGCGACAATCagtgcggggtctactcttatattatgtctatagttttatcctttttactttGCACCTCCGctgttgtgtgtctgttttacgTCCAGTTCAACGACAtaggaaaactttttcttttaatcttttaaaatgtctctcaCTAATGTCAAGTCCATGTCTGCAGCCAAGTACGGATTTAATGTCTTTATATGTCAGGCCAGtactaaaatagaaatcaataaaCTTCTCCCATGGATGACGTGTTTGCGCCTccattgttttgtgtctgtttacaacttctttttctatttaatggcggttggcaaacaactatgTGGTGACTAACCAGTAATGAGTGTGGATCAGGTCATTTGTTTTACTTCCGGTTCGCTGACGTAGGAAAaccttttgcgagatctcgcaatagtttttttttcctccatgtccctttaggggctccgtagtAAGCAAAGGGCTACCACATCAAAGCATGTTAGGGATTATGAGATTATAGAGATTGGACTGAGAAAGGCAGTCACCATGGAAAATTACAGATAGACAACAGACTCTGGGGACACACAGCCTGATATACTTGGACTGGACAGTATGACTGATTAGGAGAAGATGTGTCAGCCATAACATCTCTGCATTATAGTATGAtattctccaccaatgtgatgaacagaacaCTAATATCATACTGGGCACGGCCCTGAATGGGTGTACACAATTGGTCCTCTTAATGTCTGTGGGAGTAATGAACGGGGCCTTGGACGTCCGGAAATCTGCCCGTcgtggaagttacaggtctaccACCCCCTAGTGGCTGAAAGTCACACAATGCTGCTTTAATAAATTTATAAATTTGAGGAGAAGttctcatttattttataaatgtgtgcagagtttgctctTAGAGAATGCTAAAGTTTTCTTTCACCTATTGTCTTAATCTCAAAGCCAAATTGGGCTGATCCTCACAGTACAATACCCGACATACAGGGTGGTTTGATTAAATATTGAACAATAAACCATTTGGagtaattgtgtgtgtgtgtgtgtgtgtgtgtgtgttgtcttGCCTTTTTTgggtttgcatatttttttcctaCAGAAAACCAGCAGCACCACAGAGAACAGAATGAAGGCAAACGTCAGGATgagaaccaccagcagaactTCTTCAGATGTTTTAGAAGAAAAACCTgttatttcacaaaaataattctGTGATGTTAtgatttacttacttttatgcTATAGAGAATTTTATATGTCATTGATTGTGACATGATGTACCTTCGGATGCTGTGGTGTTCATCAGAGTCGGATCTGtaatttttgagaaaactgaAGCTGGACTGGAGCTGAAACTCTTGAAAACTGCTAGAAGTTGGACAGTTTGTTTTGGAGATGATTAAGGAACCACAAAAAGAACCAAAGaatacaaaaacacagcaaaagatTTCTGACCCAAGAAAGTTGCAggtatttttttctcatgtgtGATTTTACTTCTAAACTAcagagaaaggaagagaaaaaactTACATTGATTAAAGAAACTCACCATTGGTGACATTGATTCTGAAGTCTCTGTATAAATCTGGTAAAAACTTTCTGTCCATCTTACATCGGTACCGTCCTGAGTCAGACTGGGTCAGCTGGGTGATGGTCACCAACAGAACTCCTCCTGAAGGCTGTTTATCATATTCTAAAGTGTATCTGCCTTTTTCACctctgtctccacctgtctgaACTAGAACCTCTTCTTCTCCAGGTCCTCCTCTGCAGAAGGATTTGGTTCCTCCAGAGGAACCAAAGGAACAGGCGACTGTGAGCGAGCTGCCAGCTTCTTTATAGACGTGATCTTTGTTtccatccagcagagctgttAAAATAATCATCAGTTACTTTCTGTCCTCAGCAGGATGCAGTCTGATCACATTAATCCCAGTTTCTCTACAGTTCTCCTGGGATCTGCCCAGTTTAACCAGTCTGGAGATGGAACAGTTCATCCAGCAGAGACCAGGAGAAACATCTACGGTTCCTCAGACCTTCAGAGACgttaaaacatttcagcatCTTCAACAGAGACTTACCGTCTACAACAACGAGTCTGAAGTCCTGGTATGAAGCTGATGATGAAGAGTCGCCTAAACCACATCTGTACAGACCTGAGTCAGACCGGTTCAGCCCTGAGATGCTCACAGACAGAACAGAGTAGGTTCTAGAAGCTTCTCGGACATATTCGGTTCTGTATCGTCCATTCTGAGCCgtcttttcatttgttctaaTGAGGAGATTTTCTCCTTCACAGTTCTCCCTGCAGAAGATCTTCAAGGTTCCAAAAGAGAGAAAGGGGCATGGAGACGAGAAGTTTCCTCCAGATTCTCCATAATGTGTCAATGCTTGGACGGCTCTGCTGCCTCTgacctgcagagctgcagaacaCAGATAACACCAGAACATCCTGTTAGAAAATGTTGAGAGACCGCAGCACCTTTATATCTATCTCTGATGCACAGAGTCTCACAGAATTCAGCTCATTCACACAACAACGTCTGCAGGCAAACCTTTAGTCAGTTGTTGGAACAAATATTATAAACTGAAGTGAAATCATTGAACAAACAGAGCAGGATAAAGAATTCAAACATTAATTCTGCTCCATGTTGTAATTTAAAACGTTTGGATGTGAGAATTAATCCACTGAGCGCTCAGAGAGACGTTCAGCCAGCTCAATGATCCAGGAGACTCTATACGTATGTTTTTGCTTCAAGATGATAGAAATTGGACATTTTTGAAGAtcaaacagaagtttttaaagcattttactgAAATAATCAATTTTATCTTTAAGGTGACTGAGCTTTTCTATGAAGGATCCATTTAAGGAAGCAATAAATTATTGATCTGAACTCACagtaaaaagtaatttatttaggGCAATTTCTCTGCAAATTGCTCTTAACGAGATTCACATCACAAAATGATTGAGTGGAAGTCAACAACTCTGTCATTTGAATTCAGAATAAAGCATGGAAATAATAAGTTTATGCTTGAGGCAGATCCTTAAAGTTATATTTGAAACACTGAAATTGACATAAATGAGAAGAAAAGTTGCTtacagaggaggaagaagatgaagaaactTTGCAGGACGGTCATTTTTACGCTGTGATGGCTTCAAACTTTTCTCATTTCCTCTTTTAAGCCCTACGTATGCTCCTCCTCTTCACACTGACACTGTTGCTAAAATCCCCAGAAGGGATCACAACTGTGAAATGTTCAACAATTGAGACCCAAAGTCAAGTCAAAGCCCTAACAGCAGTAACAACTGATCGTGGCAAGACCCTTTGAACCTCAATAAAcaaggagaaaattaaaatagattaGGATTCATGCAACTGCACAGTTTTCTACATTGTcaagtcttttattttgaacataaaCCTTATCTGATGATAAGGACTATCTGCTCGTTTGAGCCATGCAGAAAGGCTCGTTGCAGATCAGAAAACATTTCCTGGTTGCGTCTGTGTGTTATGAGTTAATCTGTGAGAATTTTGAGCCGTTATTTCACCAAAATTTCAATATGGTGACATAATGACGACAAAGATTTGTGattcttgtttaaaatttgTTCTTTAGAAATTTCCTTCAGAATTGTCTGACCATCTCTGTTATCTGGAGCTTTGCTGGTTTTCTGCAGAAAAAGCTGTCTATTGTCATCGGACAGATCGTTCTGTGGTTTGGGGttgggggttgggggtgggggggttacacaaaccaataaaatgaagcagaaaGATCAGCAGCAAGAAATGAGTGTCACATAAGAACCAGTTTGAGCAGATCTTTTTAATGGAGTTAGGTAAATGTACCTGCAGCCAGGCAGGGAAACACAGAAAGAACGAGATCACTATAGCTGCTATCTGAGCAGATGACCAAAATAACCCTGCTTCCTGCAAGAGTTTAGCCTCAGTCAGCTGCTGATTCTGAGCAGAGAGCAGCAGGGCAGCCTTTCACTCTGAGATAAAATCACTAAAAGCAGCTTCAGCTTTCAGACTCTTGGCCTGATCGTCTCACAGTGCTCAGTGCATGAAGACATGATTCTGCATGAATACTTCACAGAGGTGTTGtgcaaataaaagcatttatgttatttaaagaggacatgcaatgcttttcagttcttccctTTCACATATAAAGTAGAACttcaatgctttggtctgaactcCTCATTATTTTACCTCCACATTCCCCATTTTCAGCCCTGTTCTGAGGTGAGCCTGAGAACAACTGGTTTcagtgccgtctctttaaatctaaagaaggCATTTCACACCTCGCCCCCCTCCAGGTGGCAGAGCATTCTGTTACACGCCAATAGGCCATATTTGTGGGCTGCTGGGGGAAAGTGTAATGGACAACCGAACACTTACCCACTTGTAGCTtctgcatccttcagcttgaacTACAAAAATCACTCCGTgaaaaaaaatggtggattcTAAAGgctggtaagctggaagtccatgatgTGGTTTAACAGCTCTGCaccaaatactgtgatgtaagtGTTCAAAAAACTTAatagagcagcaaaaaattaATGGCTAGAAAAATATGAGCCAAAaggaatataaagatatatacGCAGCTCCTTGAaagactacattcaaattttctgcactcctagggTGAATTCACACAACGACAGTCTGCTTCTTTGGTCCAGaccaaactttatttttattttgtttagtgTGATCTGCTTTCACATTGTACTTTTTGCAACAGAATTCTAGCTTGTAAACAAAGCCCTTCGTGTGACAATCGTTCCTGGATCATTTCTTTGGTTAGTTTTCCATCAGGATGGGTTTAGTTTCTTTTGTGGACTGTCAGTACTTCCTGGTTGTTTTCTCACTCAGGTTAGGCCATTGCTTGATTCTGGTCTCAGCTTGTAGCTTGAGTGGACAGGTTTCTCCACCCTGGTGAAAATGCATCGGTTCCTGGACCTGGGAGAATAAGATGTGTGTGGTGACTACAAGTGTGTATACAGCATCCATTCTGTGTTATTAGATTGAGAGTATGGTTACGAGTGTCTGCATGTGTGGGAATCTGGGTGGGAACGTGTGATTGTGACGGAGTGCCTTTGactgtgtgtttgtttctgtcaggttgggttttgggctgccccctctcctggaaCATGTCAGGTCTCCACATGTGGAGCTCATGCCCCAGTCAGGCTCACTGCTGGTGACTGGTGCCTTGATGATGCGTTGATGATTGTCTGTGTCCGGGCTGGGTACCCAGCTGTGAGCCAGCTCACTCCTGGAGGCTGCTTAATACTgacagacttagatatatagacacaactgtttataacataattttattggtaagggaatctgtcttttttacagtATTAATCTATAAGGAACGATCCTGTCCTGCTGATTTTTgcaaacatagagctccacagcgacatctggtggagCCTGGCCTCACTGGCCctaaatgcagagacgccacagatGCGATGAcaggtgttgtgaattggtgcatcacaaaaaaataaattaaattgaattctttaaaatttaaaaaggaaaagaatataTATTGTAGATGTTAACTTTCCCATCTCTGTTCTAAAGGCTCTCCAGTTCTTTTCATAGTTGCAGATAAACAGCTGCTGTAACATGTTTCAATGCATGATTGATATATAAATGTTCTGCTTATTCCTCTCCTGCAGTAAAGTCAAGCATGCAGCTTATTGTAGAAACACAAACTATACACAAACTAGGGGCCTGGTGGTGAAAGAGCTCAGAGTCCAGTACCAATCCTACAATCATGGGTCCAACATGTTCTTCACAGACTTCTGCAGATGTTCTTCGGTTCTCCTGCCTGACTCTGAGGATCAGCGCCATCCTGTTGTCTTCTGCTCTGCCGGTGCTCTCCATTAGAAGAACAGCTAAACCTGGAGAAGGTAGataacagaaacacacacaaagcaaaGTATAAAATCAGGTGAGAAAGATCAGCAACAGGAGTTTAAACACCAAAACAGTGAAAACTAAGAGAAGAGAGACTTTCCAAAAGGCTCTGATTCCCTTTTTGCCTGATGTGTCCTGATGACTAAATGTTTTCTCTGTGGTTTTTTGAGCTTTAGGTTTTTCATGAGTTAAACGAGGTTCTGTTTAGAGTTTTTGTTCCTGTTGACCTTATTAATGTGGTTTCTCTTGTTCTTGTCAGTTCAGTTTGGCATTTCCTGTCACAATTGGGTTTTGGTCATGCTCTATTTTGTTGTTGATTTCTTGTCCCAGTGTTGTGGCTGTTCTCTTGCTTTGAGTCAGTTGGCCAGGTACATTCCTGCACCTTAATTAGATGCATCATTTATTCTAACGCCTGGTTCCTTCTCAGCAATTTCCCCTCACCTGTGTTAAAACTCCTGATTATCATCAGATCCTCCTGTTTCTATGCTGCTTTGTTCGCCAGTGTCTTTTCATGCCAGGTTATTGCACAGTCACGTGTGAACAAAAAACGACTTGCAAATAACTGCTGTTTGTTAGATGTGTTGCTGGTCAGAGGATGGATTTACCTGGTGAGAAACTGATTATTTAAATCAGTTACATCCTAATGAAATTAAAGATTTACATCCATAAGGAAAACACTTGACACTCTTTACAAAAGAGCATTAAAAGTATTAGATAAAATCCTAGCATGTATCATAATTATAGAATATTAGAAAAATACCACCTACTAAATTGGGAGAATCTAATTTAATATGCAGATTTTGTCAAAATCCATTATAGATTAGCTCTACCTCCGCTAAACGAGAAATAATAGGACAACCAGAGCTGGCTCTGAGAAAATGGTTGCTAGAAGGACAAATTTGTAATCATTATTCATAAAATAAGTTAGGGCAGTGTGCAGTTCATACGATCACATGTGGTAGGTGCAATAAcaatcattccaaaaaagtaaaaaacaaagcaactggacttgttttccgtagttgaagatgtttcgtttcctctccaggaagcgaaacatcttcaactacggaaaacaagtccagttgctttgttttttactttttttggaatgaccatgacctggatgactgagaatcttcaacTCCGAAATAACGAGCATTACAAtcactttaactgttttatttttaaaatattccatgtATGAATTAATCCTGGTGTTTGAGGTTGTTGGTTTAACAGCTGACTGTGGTGGCtatatatgtgcatatgtgtgtatgtatacatgtgtgtatacatacatatacaagttgtttattatgtatttttaaaagcattaataTGACCCTGCATTAATGTATtgaatatttgtatttattatgtCCTTACAGTTTACATCAACCTGCCAAGGGACTAGAGATGAGAATTAGCCACAGGCTTTATTCTCATATATTTACCCTGTTCATCACCATGTATTGCCCCTTTTAAAATTAAACgcataattaataataattgtgGTTTCTGTCGAGGTGACAGGTTCTGTTCTTTGACCCAAACACTGGAACACACTTAAACCCGCTGAGTAAAGTTCAGCTCAGGGTTGGTAAACAGCTGGAGGACGTTAGAAGACGTTGATGGTCCCAGCAGCAGACCAGGAAGTGatgtgaggaagaggagaacaAGTTCAGCACAGCTCTGGGTGATGAGATGTGAATGGTCGGGTTCTGGTTTTGTCCCACTTGGGTTGTAATGGTTATGGATGCAGAGGGTGAGCTGAGACACAGATGGGTACCAGACCTTCAGTCATCCTTGTCTGTACTTTGCATAATGTCTCATTATAACAGAACAACCTGCTGTTTGCTGCAGGTTTGAGGACCAGATGAGCCTCAGAGGGAACAACCACGCAGgtattgtttcattttcctcAGTGGGAAACTGTTGCTGTTTTCAGCTCTTTAGGATTATCtccacacaaaaacaaagttctACACAGTCAGTGAAACTTCCCACTCAGTTAGAAAGGCATCAGCCCACATCTCTCAATGATATGCAAAAAGATTTGCTGCTTTTTGGGAACACTAAAAATATTCATCTACTTTAACAGCAAGTTTATTTATGCAAATATGTTCATACCCCAAGACAATCCAAAGTGCTCTACAGGAAGTCAACGTTTTcagtcctgatttaaaggaaacaCCAGCTGTGTAAAATGTAATCCTAGTCCAATTGCAGCTGTTCATTTTTTGGCCTCAGAGATACTTTAGAGAATATTAGAGAACAATCAGCATCACTGAAACcaaggagcccagcagacaggtcagggaggaagttctggaCCAGTATAAACTGGTTCTACAAgaacatcccaagctttgaacatctctgaGAGTTCtgatcaatccatcatctgaagatGGAGAGATGACGAACCATCTAGAAGAGTGTAGGAAGAGCTCAGAGAAGCAGCTctaggagctgcagagatccacggaGTCCATTAACAGGACCCTCCACAAACTGGGTACGTATGGAAGATTGCACGATTGTTGAACTGCTGAAATAAATCCTGTCTGCTGTTTAACAAGCACCAATGGACCAAGCATTGAGGTGAGTTTGGGACACTGTGGAAGTACTGCAGAGACTACAGACTATCTTTTTCACTTCCTCTTTCTTTatggtttaatttttattgAGTTTCCCTTTTCATATCCATATTATCTAAAGTTTTGTTGACAGAACATGACAGTATGTTGCACTTTGGGATTTCTAAGGCAATATTTTCTCTACTTCTGTGTGAGACGCATCTTCCTTGAATGAGGATAGAACAAAAGGTGTAGGAAATCAATCCCGTTACAACGACTTATGTCACTGGATGCGTTGGCCACTGAATtgattttcctccctgttaaaggggagttttcctctccactgtcgcttcatgcatgctcagtatgagggattgctgcaaagccatcaacaatgcagacgactgtccactgtggctctacgctctttcaggaggagtgaatgctgcttggagagacttgatgcaacctgctgggtttccttagagaggaaactttctcaccaacctggaggatctgatggagtctgactttggaaagagccttgagatgatgtgtgttgtgaattagagctatatgaataaaactgtaattaattaaatttacttCTTGTCCTGCATGATTTGGACTTCTGGAAAGAATGATGTGCGGGTCCTGACTTAAAGAACAACTTTATTTGTGCCATCTTTGCAAAAAAGACATGAGATTTCACCATAACAtgaactttgtaaagtgtcttgagatgacacgtgttATGAActggtgcaatataaataaaattgaactgaaaatgTTTGTCCTTTTAGTTCCTAAGGACTTTTTGCCACTGAACATTGTACAATATAGTGACCCCTGTTGGGAAACTTGAGTTGTCAATATATAAGCTTGGCATTAAACAACAAGTACAAGAAAAGAGGAAGGGTGTAATGTTCAAAGGAGGAAGATGGAAAATTCAGAATGTTTAAAAAGAGATGGCAGGAAACCATCAGAGGCTCAAGATGAACTTCCATACCTGTTTGTTATGCCTGGTGTTCTGTGagtacaatttatttttaatttctccacCCTAAAAGGATGTGACAGACCTTTCTTATAACAGATATCTTGTGTTTATATAAAATTCAGTCTTATTCTGAAGATGTTTGTTGAGTTGAGACAGAGGAGACTACACTGAAActgatatgaagaaagtaagACTGAAAGACTTCAGTGTTGGTTTATTGAGTTTCTTTAGATTTAAGAGAATGACAACATAAAGCAAAGTTTACTGCACTAATTTGTTGCTTCCTCATTTCACATTTCAAGTACAGGAATCTTTTCCAGGATCCAAAGTAGTTATGGAGGCTTAATTACCTCCCTGTGTTTTCACTCATTTGtcggatttaaaaaaaaaaaagctttcactGTAGCAtgcattaaattaattttaaaaaagaaggaaaaaaacaacattttgcgAACTTAAAGGAATGTTGGCATGTGTAAGTTTTACACATTAAGTTTTCACAACTTTATGAACTTAATAACTTTGAGTAGACTTAACTTAATAGTGCCAGTGAGCACCTTTTGGGGAATCAGCGTTTAGAGTTCATCTGCTTGCAGAGAGCATCCCGTCTGGATCCTAAGTTACATTTTTTCTTATTATGTTTCCATGTTGTTAATCATGCAATTCTACATTTGCAATTTAACAAGACTTATTACTCAATAAACTGGGACGTTTTTTCTTGTATTCAACAACCAGCAGATCACAAGTTCCACTTCTAGGAAGTCATGTGTTCTATTATATTGACTACATCCCATTAATCGTAACGGCAGCTTCGCTCATGGTTTTGTCTGACGACGCCCATGGCCAGAAAGTCAGCTAATGAGGTTAAACTGATCTGCTGCAGCCTCCACTTCATCCAATACGTAATTTTCTATCTGTGGACTCAACTCAAATATTATAAGTTATCAAGCATTTT
Coding sequences within:
- the LOC118564556 gene encoding polymeric immunoglobulin receptor-like, giving the protein MTVLQSFFIFFLLSLQVRGSRAVQALTHYGESGGNFSSPCPFLSFGTLKIFCRENCEGENLLIRTNEKTAQNGRYRTEYVREASRTYSVLSVSISGLNRSDSGLYRCGLGDSSSSASYQDFRLVVVDALLDGNKDHVYKEAGSSLTVACSFGSSGGTKSFCRGGPGEEEVLVQTGGDRGEKGRYTLEYDKQPSGGVLLVTITQLTQSDSGRYRCKMDRKFLPDLYRDFRINVTNAVFKSFSSSPASVFSKITDPTLMNTTASEGFSSKTSEEVLLVVLILTFAFILFSVVLLVFCRKKICKPKKGTKTGGSDKSDQQSDAYENYPSGDLIYRNFKPVNKNKK